A genomic window from Motacilla alba alba isolate MOTALB_02 chromosome 6, Motacilla_alba_V1.0_pri, whole genome shotgun sequence includes:
- the STK32C gene encoding serine/threonine-protein kinase 32C isoform X1, translating to MYAMKYMNKQQCIERDEVRNVFRELEILQEIEHVFLVNLWYSFQDEEDMFMVVDLLLGGDLRYHLQQNVQFTEETVKLYICEMALALDYLRSQHIIHRDVKPDNILLDEQGRITLLLFVCSLIHSRHRFLIVLAAGHPFTWGNDGKSCSAFIGSCLPEHPCAFYCGEGHPAGLSSVLWSA from the exons ATGTACGCCATGAAGTACATGAACAAGCAGCAGTGCATCGAGAGGGACGAGGTGCGCAACGTGTTCCGAGAGCTGGAGATCCTGCAGGAGATCGAGCACGTGTTCCTGGTGAAtctctg GTATTCCTTCCAGGACGAGGAGGACATGTTCATGGTGGTGGACCTGCTCCTGGGAGGCGACCTGCGCTACCACCTGCAGCAGAACGTTCAGTTCACCGAGGAGACAGTCAAGCTGTACATCTGTGAGATGGCGCTGGCCCTCGACTACCTGCGCAGCCAGCACATCATCCACAG agATGTGAAACCAGACAACATCCTCCTCGATGAACAAGGTAGGATCACTCTGCTCCTCTTCGTTTGCTCGCTCATTCATTCCAGGCACAGATTCCTTATagtcctggctgctgggcaTCCTTTTACCTGGGGAAATGATGGaaaaagctgctctgcttttattGGATCATGTTTGCCTGAACATCCCTGTGCTTTTTACTGTGGGGAGGGGCACCCAGCTGGCCTGTCCAGCGTGCTGTGGTCAGCCTGA
- the STK32C gene encoding serine/threonine-protein kinase 32C isoform X2: MFHWSKWKKRMGASASSSKRPVFDEREDVNFDHFQILRAIGKGSFGKVCIVQKRDTEKMYAMKYMNKQQCIERDEVRNVFRELEILQEIEHVFLVNLWYSFQDEEDMFMVVDLLLGGDLRYHLQQNVQFTEETVKLYICEMALALDYLRSQHIIHRDVKPDNILLDEQGHAHLTDFNIATIIRDGERATALAGTKPYMAPEIFHSFLSGGTGYSFEVDWWSLGIMAYELLRGWRPYDIHSNNPVESLVQLFSTVSVQYSSAWSKEMVALLRKLLTVNPEHRFSCLAHIQASAQLSGVVWSDVSEKRVEPAFVPNKGRLHCDPTFELEEMILESRPLHKKKKRLAKNKSRDNSKDSSQSENDYLQECLEAIQQDFVIFNREKLKKSHEQPSESVSASETAEEAEAEPLHMCSSVCSSGSS; this comes from the exons TGAACTTTGACCACTTCCAGATTCTCCGGGCCATTGGGAAGGGAAGCTTTGGCAAG GTGTGCATCGTGCAGAAGAGGGACACGGAGAAGATGTACGCCATGAAGTACATGAACAAGCAGCAGTGCATCGAGAGGGACGAGGTGCGCAACGTGTTCCGAGAGCTGGAGATCCTGCAGGAGATCGAGCACGTGTTCCTGGTGAAtctctg GTATTCCTTCCAGGACGAGGAGGACATGTTCATGGTGGTGGACCTGCTCCTGGGAGGCGACCTGCGCTACCACCTGCAGCAGAACGTTCAGTTCACCGAGGAGACAGTCAAGCTGTACATCTGTGAGATGGCGCTGGCCCTCGACTACCTGCGCAGCCAGCACATCATCCACAG agATGTGAAACCAGACAACATCCTCCTCGATGAACAAG GTCATGCCCATTTAACAGATTTTAATATTGCAACCATCATTAGGGACGGTGAAAGAGCGACAGCATTGGCTGGGACAAAGCCATACATGG CCCCGGAGATCTTCCATTCCTTCCTGAGCGGCGGGACGGGCTATTCCTTCGAGGTGGACTGGTGGTCTCTGGGAATCATGGCCTACGAGCTGCTGCGGGGCTGG AGGCCGTACGACATCCACTCCAACAACCCCGTGGAGTCCCTGGTGCAGCTCTTCAGCACCGTCAGCGTCCAGTACTCCTCAGCCTGGTCCAAGGAGATGGTGGCCCTGCTGCGGAAG ctgctgacAGTGAACCCCGAGCATCGCTTCTCCTGCCTGGCGCACATCCAGGCCTCGGCTCAGCTCTCGGGCGTGGTGTGGAGCGACGTGAGCGAGAAGCGCGTGGAGCCAGCCTTCGTCCCCAAC AAGGGCCGCCTGCACTGCGACCCCACCTTCGAGCTGGAGGAGATGATTCTGGAGTCACGGCCCCTgcacaagaagaagaagaggctCGCAAAGAACAAGTCAAGGGATAACAGCAAGGACAGCTCCCAGTCT GAAAATGACTATCTCCAGGAATGCCTTGAAGCTATCCAGCAGGACTTCGTCATCTTCAACAGAGAGAA GCTAAAGAAGAGCCATGAGCAGCCGAGCGAGTCCGTGTCCGCCTCAGAGACCGCCGAGGAGGCCGAGGCCGAGCCCCTGCACATGTGCAGCTCCGTGTGCTCCTCGGGCAGCAGCTAG